A region of Armatimonadota bacterium DNA encodes the following proteins:
- a CDS encoding HIT domain-containing protein, with the protein MSDRLFAPWRMEFVSRDSKDEACLFCRVRDQATDTDNLVLARSKHALLMLNAYPYTNGHLMAAPLRHTADFTTLTPEEMGDLMALVQRGITALQAVYHPDGFNVGANLGSAAGAGIADHLHMHVVPRWVGDTNFMAAVGDVRVLPDSLAETYRKVSSALSAILADAAGAEME; encoded by the coding sequence GTGTCTGATCGCTTATTTGCGCCATGGCGTATGGAGTTTGTTTCGAGGGATTCGAAAGACGAGGCATGTCTGTTCTGTCGCGTACGCGATCAGGCCACAGACACCGATAACCTCGTCCTGGCGCGCTCGAAGCACGCGCTGCTGATGCTCAACGCGTATCCGTACACGAACGGGCACCTGATGGCCGCGCCTCTGCGGCACACAGCAGATTTCACCACTCTGACCCCTGAGGAAATGGGGGACTTGATGGCTCTCGTTCAGCGCGGGATCACGGCCCTCCAGGCAGTCTACCACCCGGACGGTTTCAACGTTGGCGCCAACCTGGGCTCGGCCGCCGGCGCAGGCATCGCGGACCACCTACACATGCACGTCGTACCGCGCTGGGTGGGGGACACGAATTTCATGGCGGCCGTAGGCGACGTTCGCGTTCTGCCCGATAGCCTCGCGGAGACCTACCGCAAAGTCTCCTCGGCCCTGTCCGCCATCCTCGCTGATGCAGCCGGAGCGGAAATGGAATGA
- a CDS encoding MarC family protein has translation MPHVFTDIVRATMALWIILDPIGLLPIVMALTAGQDPRERQAMLYKSGVVAFLLLLVLTFTAKSVFKLYGIEEADFQIGGGIILFGIALHTINQRHWDEGFSGHGMGIVPIACPLLIGPGAILASLLILDRNSLAVTLISITAAFALVLLVFRFTNGLYRILGETGAGVVARLMGILLAAIAVQFIRQGVVHILAAAQH, from the coding sequence ATGCCCCACGTATTCACCGATATCGTCCGTGCCACCATGGCGCTGTGGATTATCCTCGACCCTATCGGTCTCCTGCCCATCGTGATGGCGCTCACCGCCGGCCAGGATCCGCGCGAACGGCAGGCGATGCTCTACAAGTCAGGAGTGGTCGCATTCCTGCTGCTGCTGGTGCTTACTTTCACAGCCAAATCCGTGTTCAAATTGTACGGCATCGAGGAGGCCGATTTCCAAATCGGCGGTGGCATCATCCTGTTTGGAATCGCTTTGCACACAATTAACCAGCGGCACTGGGACGAGGGGTTCAGCGGCCACGGCATGGGAATCGTGCCCATCGCCTGTCCCCTGCTTATCGGTCCAGGAGCGATCCTCGCCAGCCTCCTGATCCTGGACCGTAACAGCCTGGCGGTCACATTGATTTCCATCACTGCCGCATTTGCACTCGTGCTGCTGGTCTTCCGTTTTACCAACGGTTTGTACCGAATTCTGGGTGAAACCGGCGCCGGTGTGGTCGCCCGCCTGATGGGCATCCTGTTGGCGGCCATCGCGGTTCAGTTCATCCGGCAGGGAGTGGTCCACATCCTCGCCGCGGCGCAGCATTGA
- the ispH gene encoding 4-hydroxy-3-methylbut-2-enyl diphosphate reductase, with amino-acid sequence MEIVFVEELGYCPGVEHALRVANTELDKADGQVFALGALIHNQQEMGRLFGKGLKVINSFGDVEGGTVVVRAHGIPYKEFDEARERGLNVKDGTCSIVTRAQRAARTLRRDGRRVLIYGDPQHPEVIGVVGAVDGEAEVVPSLEAARELRIGPGERLGLICQTTKQPEKFHAIADALRERADLKVSDTICPYVIERQTETRQVAAEVDVMIVVGGHNSSNTRHLANLSVSAGTAAYQVEIPDEVRPEWFKGVARVGVTSGLSTPMWVVDQVCQRIREIGEMQA; translated from the coding sequence GTGGAAATCGTCTTTGTTGAGGAACTGGGGTACTGCCCCGGCGTTGAGCACGCCTTGCGCGTGGCCAACACGGAGTTGGACAAGGCGGACGGGCAGGTCTTCGCACTTGGGGCGCTCATCCACAACCAGCAGGAGATGGGCCGCCTTTTCGGCAAGGGGCTGAAAGTCATCAACAGCTTTGGAGACGTCGAAGGCGGTACCGTTGTAGTGCGAGCCCACGGGATCCCGTACAAGGAGTTCGATGAAGCCCGCGAGCGCGGCCTGAACGTGAAGGACGGCACGTGCTCCATCGTCACCCGGGCGCAGCGAGCCGCGCGGACTCTGAGGCGCGACGGCCGGCGCGTGCTCATTTACGGCGACCCCCAGCACCCGGAAGTCATCGGCGTTGTCGGGGCCGTGGACGGGGAGGCGGAAGTCGTGCCGTCCCTCGAAGCGGCGAGAGAACTGCGGATCGGGCCCGGAGAGCGCCTCGGTCTCATCTGCCAGACGACCAAACAGCCGGAGAAATTCCACGCCATCGCCGACGCCCTGCGCGAGCGGGCCGACCTGAAGGTGTCGGACACGATCTGCCCCTACGTCATCGAGCGGCAGACAGAAACCCGGCAGGTCGCGGCAGAGGTGGACGTGATGATCGTCGTCGGAGGCCACAACAGCAGCAACACGCGTCATCTCGCCAATCTGAGCGTCAGCGCCGGCACCGCCGCGTACCAGGTGGAGATCCCGGACGAGGTGCGCCCCGAGTGGTTCAAGGGCGTGGCGCGCGTGGGGGTAACCAGCGGGTTGAGCACGCCGATGTGGGTGGTTGATCAGGTCTGTCAGCGAATCCGCGAAATCGGCGAAATGCAGGCCTGA
- the miaA gene encoding tRNA (adenosine(37)-N6)-dimethylallyltransferase MiaA, which yields MLLPLICGPTAVGKTALSIQVARRLDAEIVSADSMAVYRGLEVATAKPDASERAAAPHHLVDVVDVSEPFSVADFRELAAAAIADIAARGRLPIVVGGTRQYIDALTKGFIEAPPSDPNVRERLESEGLEALRARLEELDPESAGRLHPHDLRRTVRALEVLELSGRPMSAWQADSRAAPSPYSRLLFGLTMDRERLYDRINTRVDAMMSAGLADEVRGLLGQGRLGPTAIQGHGYKEIAGAIRGEYNLERGVYLLKRNTRWHARHQLSWLRQQQDTIWIDVDDAFAAERAVDAIDAAR from the coding sequence ATGCTTCTACCTCTCATCTGCGGGCCCACTGCCGTCGGAAAGACGGCTCTATCGATACAGGTTGCGCGGCGACTCGATGCCGAGATCGTGTCCGCCGACTCCATGGCGGTCTACCGCGGGCTTGAAGTCGCCACAGCCAAGCCGGACGCGTCCGAGCGGGCCGCCGCGCCGCATCACCTCGTGGACGTGGTGGACGTGAGCGAGCCATTCAGTGTCGCCGATTTCCGTGAACTGGCCGCGGCGGCGATTGCGGACATTGCGGCGCGCGGTCGATTGCCCATCGTGGTGGGAGGCACGCGGCAGTATATCGACGCGCTGACAAAGGGCTTTATTGAAGCCCCACCCAGCGACCCCAACGTTCGGGAGAGGCTCGAATCCGAAGGGCTGGAAGCGCTCCGTGCCAGGCTTGAGGAGTTGGATCCCGAATCGGCCGGCCGACTGCATCCCCACGATCTGCGGCGAACCGTCCGCGCCCTGGAGGTTCTGGAACTGAGCGGGCGGCCCATGAGCGCCTGGCAGGCGGACAGCCGGGCCGCGCCGTCGCCCTACAGCAGGCTGCTGTTCGGCCTGACGATGGATCGCGAGCGATTGTACGACAGGATCAATACACGGGTGGATGCGATGATGAGCGCGGGGCTTGCGGATGAGGTTCGCGGGCTCCTCGGCCAGGGACGCCTGGGACCGACCGCTATTCAGGGACACGGGTACAAGGAAATCGCCGGCGCCATCCGGGGCGAGTACAATCTCGAGCGCGGCGTCTATCTGCTCAAGCGGAACACGAGGTGGCACGCGCGACACCAGTTGTCGTGGCTTCGGCAGCAGCAGGACACAATCTGGATAGACGTTGACGACGCTTTCGCCGCAGAGCGGGCGGTGGACGCCATAGACGCCGCGCGGTGA
- a CDS encoding ACT domain-containing protein: protein MTEQQYLVVSGLGPDRPGIVAATTRYLTEHGANVEDSRAVVLGGEFGLMVLASGTAAAVAKVQEDLAELVEATGLQFQTRPTVSPEDHRRSRALPYRVEANALDHEGIVQAVAEALYAAGINIVSLETTVRNAPVTGTELFSLVARVDIPDGVAVEAVRASLAAVARAQCLDVEMRPE from the coding sequence ATGACGGAACAACAATACCTGGTTGTCAGCGGCCTGGGGCCGGACCGCCCCGGCATCGTAGCGGCGACGACGCGCTACCTGACCGAACACGGCGCCAATGTGGAAGACAGCCGCGCCGTGGTTCTCGGCGGCGAGTTCGGACTGATGGTGCTCGCATCCGGAACGGCGGCCGCTGTGGCAAAGGTCCAGGAGGATCTTGCCGAACTGGTAGAGGCCACCGGCCTCCAGTTTCAGACCCGCCCGACGGTGAGCCCCGAGGACCATCGCCGTTCGCGGGCGCTCCCCTATCGCGTGGAAGCAAACGCGCTGGATCACGAGGGCATCGTTCAGGCTGTTGCGGAAGCGCTTTACGCAGCGGGAATCAATATCGTATCACTTGAAACCACCGTCAGGAATGCTCCCGTCACGGGGACGGAGCTGTTCAGCCTTGTCGCGCGGGTCGATATTCCGGACGGCGTGGCGGTCGAGGCCGTGCGCGCGTCGCTGGCCGCCGTCGCGCGGGCTCAATGCCTGGATGTTGAGATGCGGCCGGAATGA
- a CDS encoding glycosyltransferase family 9 protein: MAPISFVMRILLLNQNHIGDALFTTPAIAALRAALPDATIVNAAVSGIEPVFAANPHLSERWDRPTARVSDYPLYALRIRRARFYAVVSFSASSTLFGVYARFSGAPVKIGFNHPATQRFMTHSVDLHDVEQHHAVDHLDQVALLADIRRDFPMEMPLMPAWREEADRALAGLALPGGRPIIALNPGATVDRKKWAPERWADLAGRLTLSGCQPVLFGGPGDADLTALIQSATSCPLPSLQGQLSLGCLAAAITRCAAFVSGDTGPMHVAVAVGTPVVALHGPTDPARTGPYTENAVVIHHPEAGPDPDIYGRMETVTVDEVFAGVHSVIS, encoded by the coding sequence TTGGCCCCGATTAGTTTCGTCATGCGCATACTCCTGCTCAATCAGAACCATATCGGCGATGCCCTGTTCACCACACCCGCTATTGCCGCCCTGCGGGCTGCATTGCCCGACGCGACAATCGTAAACGCGGCGGTGTCCGGCATCGAACCTGTCTTCGCGGCCAATCCCCACCTCTCGGAGCGTTGGGATCGCCCCACCGCCCGGGTTTCGGACTACCCCCTTTACGCCTTGAGGATCCGGCGCGCTCGTTTCTACGCGGTCGTCTCGTTCTCGGCCAGTTCCACCCTGTTCGGTGTGTACGCGAGGTTCAGTGGTGCTCCGGTGAAAATCGGTTTCAACCACCCGGCGACACAGCGGTTCATGACCCATTCCGTTGATCTTCACGACGTCGAACAACACCACGCGGTGGATCACCTCGACCAGGTGGCGCTGCTCGCCGATATCCGGCGGGACTTCCCGATGGAAATGCCGCTCATGCCGGCCTGGCGCGAAGAGGCGGACCGGGCTCTTGCGGGGTTGGCTCTTCCGGGCGGTCGCCCGATCATAGCGCTGAATCCCGGCGCCACGGTGGACCGTAAGAAATGGGCGCCCGAACGGTGGGCGGACCTCGCCGGCCGCCTGACCCTTAGCGGGTGTCAGCCGGTGCTTTTCGGCGGTCCGGGCGATGCCGACCTTACGGCTCTGATACAGTCCGCAACGTCATGCCCGTTGCCCTCGCTGCAGGGACAGCTCTCGCTGGGCTGCCTGGCCGCCGCGATTACTCGGTGCGCCGCTTTCGTGAGCGGAGATACCGGTCCCATGCACGTCGCCGTGGCCGTCGGCACACCCGTCGTAGCGCTGCACGGCCCCACGGACCCCGCGCGCACCGGGCCGTACACGGAAAATGCAGTGGTGATTCACCACCCTGAGGCTGGCCCCGACCCTGATATATACGGCCGCATGGAGACGGTCACAGTGGACGAAGTCTTCGCGGGCGTGCACTCCGTGATTTCGTAG